Proteins encoded within one genomic window of Heptranchias perlo isolate sHepPer1 chromosome 35, sHepPer1.hap1, whole genome shotgun sequence:
- the LOC137302002 gene encoding probable G-protein coupled receptor 139 → MSLSFLIKLQILWAINDIQKIYFPILAAFGVPVNVVTIVILSRGKCGLSKCVTRYLVAMAAADLLVVIIDLILRQIPIIYREQFSFLRVIRMCNIHAVLLYAATDCSVWFTVTFTFDRFVAICCQKLKTKYCTEKTAAVVLGTVTVLSGLKNILWYFLYTNEYWLSNSPWFCRVSRGVAHSLVWTIIELMHYILTPFIPFLLIVLFNVLTVRHILVASRARRRLRSPNSGECPSDPEMENRRKSIILLFVISGNFILLWVVFTACSILRRLDYLGYPVPLPTFVREIGFMLQLLSCCTNTFIYAVTQRKFREELRNGVKYPLAMMVKLIR, encoded by the exons ATGTCTCTCAGTTTTCTGATCAAGCTCCAGATTCTATGGGCGATTAATGACATACAAAAGATTTACTTCCCCATCCTGGCTGCGTTCGGTGTCCCGG TTAAcgtggtgacgattgtgatcctgtctcggggaaagtgcggtctctccaaatgtgtcactcgctacctcgtggccatggcagcggcagatctactggtcgttatcatcgatctgatattaaGACAGATTCCTATTATTTATCGGGAACAATTTAGTTTTCTGCGGGTAATTAgaatgtgtaatatccacgccgtcctgctttatgcagccacagactgttctgtctggttcacggtcactttcacctttgatcgatttgtggccatttgttgccagaagctgaaaactaaatattgcaccgagaagacggcggctgtggttctcggaacagtcACTGTGCTGAGCGGCTTGAAGAACATTTTATGGTATTTTCTGTACACAAATGAGTATTGGCTTTCTAATAGTCCATGGTTTTGCCGTGTGTCACGCGGTGTAGCACATTCGCTGGTCTGGACGATCATTGAATTAATGCATTATATTTTAACACCATTTATTCCATTTCTCTTGATTGTACTGTTCAATGTATTaacggtcagacacattttagtggccagcagagcccgcaggagacttcGGAGTCCGAACAGTGGCgagtgtcccagtgacccagagatggagaaccgaaggaaatccatcattttattgtttgtaatatcggggaatttcatcctgttatgggtgGTGTTTACTGCGTGTTCTATATTGAGACGGTTGGATTATTTGGGATATCCTGTACCATTGCCCACGTTTGTACGAGAAATCGGCTTCATGctgcagctcctgagttgctgcacgaacacttttatttatgcagtgacccaaaggaaattcagagaggagttgaggaatggagtgaaatatcccctcgcaatgatggtcaaattaattagatga